From Planctomycetota bacterium, one genomic window encodes:
- a CDS encoding HEAT repeat domain-containing protein, translating into MLKRLIVIGLLLTALASSGCWLFFKPKTETPPPPKALDQAGLSEQKRALYSEDPEYRALAANALIERGDKRAMQTLSDALRTAKDEVVVSILKVLTRRPEIRLIEPLIDILETRNPALQPLIFEVIKYYDRPVLIPDLLERLRHKNKTIEAKNNVVKALGKATSKDEVEPLINYFGTHDGKLDEEINKTLEQITLQRYKTKEEWQEWWSVYKDKPREVWLDEAVIKYQKLIAEKDAKIDKIMTELVGIKINQLNIRLEQARKGPTQDVLAILFGALTDSLWQVKKYAVEQFKTVPQESFKDVLPKLAEMINAPEDELRTTVITMLGELGGENELPALVKILENPKEKDAMRIIAANALGRLANQKATAPLTGQLKGNSQALILAVIEALGKIKDGSAVPALVICLEDKAKTDDVHRDVIESLGEIKTPYAVEVIIQYASDIRDRIRWTVASNLGKVMTNTAIAPLSKLLEDQFDDIRQTSAESMGNLGMEEGAQYLIKALFNDKDPRVRELSAVALGKIKSALSLSSIIPALSDANEKVANAAWNTIVITINSDVKLLADIAGQLAGAKHLSRAAELYKKAVETSNEEAHVKALLEIYKELKQVDGTAKMYANLIARQVKNSSPWRDLKVELVNFLYENKEYAKVLEEVKEPLADPNIPQNTAEQLQKLKTESEKALKDAKPPE; encoded by the coding sequence ATGCTTAAACGTTTAATTGTTATTGGTTTGTTATTAACCGCGCTTGCCTCAAGCGGATGCTGGCTGTTTTTCAAGCCTAAAACTGAGACCCCGCCGCCGCCCAAGGCATTGGACCAGGCAGGATTAAGCGAGCAAAAACGAGCTCTTTATTCGGAAGACCCGGAATACCGGGCTCTGGCGGCAAACGCCCTGATTGAACGCGGCGATAAGCGGGCAATGCAAACGCTGTCAGATGCTTTGCGGACGGCCAAAGATGAAGTAGTCGTTTCTATATTAAAAGTGCTGACCAGGCGCCCGGAAATAAGGCTGATAGAGCCGCTTATTGACATACTGGAAACGAGAAACCCCGCTCTCCAACCGCTTATTTTCGAAGTGATAAAGTATTATGACCGTCCTGTTTTGATTCCCGATTTACTGGAGAGGCTCAGGCATAAAAATAAGACAATTGAGGCTAAGAATAACGTGGTCAAGGCGCTGGGCAAGGCGACCAGCAAGGATGAGGTCGAGCCTTTAATCAATTATTTCGGGACTCATGACGGCAAGCTTGATGAGGAAATCAATAAGACCCTGGAGCAGATTACGCTCCAGCGTTATAAGACCAAGGAAGAATGGCAGGAATGGTGGAGCGTTTACAAGGATAAACCGCGCGAAGTCTGGCTGGATGAAGCAGTCATAAAATATCAGAAGCTGATTGCGGAAAAGGATGCAAAAATAGATAAGATTATGACCGAGCTGGTGGGCATTAAGATAAACCAGCTTAATATCAGGTTGGAACAGGCCCGGAAAGGTCCCACGCAGGATGTCCTGGCGATTCTGTTCGGGGCGCTTACCGACAGCCTCTGGCAGGTGAAGAAATACGCGGTCGAGCAGTTTAAGACTGTACCGCAGGAATCTTTTAAGGATGTATTGCCCAAGCTGGCTGAAATGATAAACGCTCCGGAAGACGAATTGAGGACGACGGTAATCACCATGCTGGGAGAACTCGGCGGGGAAAACGAATTGCCTGCTCTTGTTAAAATCTTGGAGAATCCCAAGGAAAAAGACGCCATGCGGATAATCGCGGCGAACGCTTTGGGCAGGTTGGCCAACCAGAAGGCAACCGCTCCTTTGACCGGACAATTGAAAGGGAATTCACAGGCTCTGATCTTAGCGGTGATTGAGGCACTCGGCAAGATAAAGGACGGTTCAGCCGTTCCCGCACTGGTCATATGCCTGGAAGATAAAGCTAAAACTGACGATGTGCACAGGGATGTTATCGAATCGCTCGGAGAGATAAAAACTCCTTATGCGGTGGAAGTGATTATACAATACGCTTCGGACATCCGCGACCGTATACGCTGGACGGTGGCGAGCAACCTGGGAAAAGTGATGACAAATACCGCAATAGCTCCATTGTCAAAACTTTTGGAAGACCAGTTTGACGATATCCGCCAGACCAGTGCCGAATCCATGGGTAATCTTGGGATGGAAGAAGGCGCCCAGTATTTAATCAAAGCCCTTTTTAACGACAAGGATCCGCGCGTCCGGGAGCTTTCCGCGGTCGCGTTGGGTAAAATCAAAAGCGCCCTGTCGCTTTCCAGTATCATACCGGCGCTCTCCGATGCAAACGAGAAGGTGGCTAATGCCGCCTGGAATACCATCGTTATCACAATCAATTCTGACGTGAAGCTGTTGGCTGATATCGCCGGTCAGCTGGCCGGCGCAAAACACCTGTCGAGAGCCGCGGAACTTTATAAAAAAGCCGTGGAGACATCTAATGAAGAGGCTCATGTAAAGGCGCTCCTGGAAATCTACAAGGAATTAAAACAGGTGGATGGGACGGCCAAGATGTATGCGAACTTAATCGCACGGCAGGTTAAGAACTCATCTCCATGGCGCGACCTGAAAGTTGAGCTGGTTAATTTTCTATATGAAAATAAAGAATACGCTAAGGTTCTTGAAGAAGTCAAGGAGCCTCTGGCCGACCCGAACATTCCCCAGAATACAGCCGAACAGTTGCAAAAGCTGAAAACCGAAAGCGAAAAAGCGCTGAAAGACGCGAAGCCCCCGGAGTAA